One genomic segment of Kordiimonas sp. SCSIO 12603 includes these proteins:
- a CDS encoding MOSC domain-containing protein: protein MALPNLKTTIENIFVGAKQELWPGKAPSAIHKTVAYGAQTIETNGFIADEQADLTVHGGADKAIHHYAADHYPFWCDNGHLPAAATPAAFGENISTLGLTEQDVCIGDIFEIGSAVVQISQGRQPCWKLNAYTNNKQMTSLFLKTGFTGWYYRVLTPGMAEKGDMMHLTDRPQDGWTVERVTRARLTKQVSKEDALYLAKMPELAEGWRTAFAKFAEGNKAEDTSARLNG, encoded by the coding sequence ATGGCTTTACCAAACCTCAAAACAACTATTGAAAACATCTTCGTTGGCGCCAAACAGGAGCTTTGGCCCGGTAAAGCACCTTCAGCCATTCACAAAACAGTCGCTTATGGCGCTCAGACCATCGAAACCAATGGCTTCATCGCCGATGAACAGGCCGACCTAACAGTACATGGCGGAGCAGACAAAGCTATTCATCATTATGCCGCAGACCATTATCCTTTCTGGTGCGATAATGGCCACCTGCCAGCAGCAGCAACACCTGCTGCATTCGGTGAAAATATCTCTACGCTCGGCCTCACTGAACAAGACGTATGTATTGGCGATATTTTTGAAATAGGAAGCGCTGTCGTGCAAATAAGCCAAGGCCGTCAGCCCTGCTGGAAGCTAAATGCCTACACCAACAACAAACAGATGACATCTCTATTTCTAAAAACAGGTTTCACAGGCTGGTACTACAGGGTTCTCACACCAGGCATGGCCGAAAAAGGGGATATGATGCATCTTACTGATCGGCCACAAGATGGTTGGACAGTGGAACGCGTTACCCGTGCGCGGCTTACCAAACAGGTATCAAAAGAAGATGCGCTTTATCTCGCAAAAATGCCAGAGCTCGCAGAAGGTTGGCGTACAGCATTTGCCAAGTTCGCTGAAGGAAACAAGGCGGAAGATACCAGTGCCCGCTTAAACGGCTAG
- a CDS encoding alpha/beta hydrolase-fold protein, whose product MKFVLILLLLFSGITPSLATSQTTEKTRERFIIQSELLGEHREILVHLPKGYNASARSYPVIYLTDAEVHMDHTSASADFLYNQHKMPKSIIVGIVNTDRNRDLRPTPINEQIGQTPTGADLFLTFLEKELMVEISKRYRTLPYKVLSGTSFGGLFTIHSFATKPELFNAYIAVSPSLWWDNKATLKHAAKTIKTIPMQFANLAPRQIYISLSNEPDMMTTPYGELVKFLAESKFEKLKSFNRRFPNENHNSGVLISQYKGFSDIFNIWEIPDAPQTLEDLLTRYEAMSKQLETSIILPEDRAIGYGTWLYYLNRLDEATEMFEWVIKTYPGSATGYHSLGLTYEKVGEIKKALNNFETSLSLSKMNGDPLSGTYSDSVERASALLKDKEPAE is encoded by the coding sequence ATGAAATTTGTGTTGATTTTACTGCTGCTTTTCAGTGGCATTACTCCCTCATTGGCAACAAGCCAAACCACCGAGAAAACAAGGGAACGCTTCATCATTCAAAGCGAGCTTTTAGGCGAACATAGAGAAATTCTCGTGCATCTTCCAAAAGGATATAACGCCTCAGCAAGATCTTATCCTGTTATCTATCTTACTGATGCCGAAGTGCATATGGACCATACAAGCGCTTCAGCTGATTTCCTTTACAACCAACATAAAATGCCAAAGTCCATTATTGTTGGGATTGTGAATACCGACCGCAACAGAGACCTAAGGCCAACTCCGATAAATGAACAAATCGGCCAAACACCAACGGGTGCTGATCTATTCCTTACCTTTCTGGAAAAGGAACTGATGGTGGAAATTAGCAAGCGATACCGCACTCTGCCCTATAAGGTGCTTTCCGGGACATCATTTGGCGGCCTTTTTACTATTCACAGCTTTGCCACCAAACCAGAACTCTTCAATGCTTATATTGCCGTAAGCCCATCTTTATGGTGGGATAACAAAGCTACTCTTAAGCACGCAGCTAAGACTATTAAAACCATTCCGATGCAGTTCGCGAATTTGGCTCCCAGACAGATCTATATCTCACTTTCAAATGAGCCTGATATGATGACAACCCCCTATGGGGAGCTGGTTAAGTTCCTCGCCGAGAGCAAGTTTGAAAAGCTTAAATCGTTTAACCGACGATTTCCGAATGAAAACCATAACAGTGGAGTTCTTATCAGCCAGTATAAAGGTTTTTCCGATATCTTTAATATTTGGGAAATTCCTGATGCACCTCAAACGCTGGAGGATTTACTCACCCGTTACGAAGCCATGTCCAAGCAGCTTGAAACTTCCATCATTTTGCCAGAGGACCGAGCAATCGGTTACGGCACATGGCTCTATTATCTAAATAGGCTCGATGAAGCTACTGAGATGTTTGAGTGGGTTATTAAAACATATCCCGGATCAGCAACTGGCTATCATAGCCTGGGCCTGACATATGAAAAAGTTGGCGAAATCAAAAAGGCTCTCAATAATTTTGAAACATCATTAAGTCTCAGTAAAATGAATGGCGATCCATTATCCGGCACCTATTCAGATAGCGTGGAAAGAGCATCAGCTTTACTAAAAGATAAAGAGCCAGCTGAATAG
- a CDS encoding beta-lactamase family protein, protein MKRFKHIACSLMLIAGFSAQAHSQDTTDKNTAFIEGAEAIIQGYTESGWFTGTVAIYKDDQIIFDKSYGLADIENNIANQSNTKIRIGSINKHITAAILLRMVQDGKLTLEDTLAKFDLGFPAEVANKITVRQLLSHRSGFADIFNDEYYRTYKSLKNIQDKLPLLMDKPLLSEPGTKREYSNYNYIVLGAIIEKISGQDFASVLKQEILSKIGANDTEYALTEDVTGKALSYSTTMTGKKVDRTAMLENVTPDGGMYSTPSDLARFYSHLFYENTILNDEMKAVLGNHYQKRDRKWEEIKANPDNIWSSYGGGPGVSAAVEVLFKDKLFIIVLANTDQLVAERISQRIADLHQGKTPEPALLPLGFFAYLYIEKNGIEAFSEKFETAIKEAGYKDYSDRWLNHLGFILWDEGEQDMSLAVLKKNVELFPTVANAFDSLGLIYERLGNKDAAIANYRKTLELDESFTSAKEGIERLSAS, encoded by the coding sequence ATGAAACGCTTCAAGCACATTGCTTGCAGCCTGATGCTTATTGCTGGTTTCAGTGCTCAGGCTCATTCTCAAGATACTACAGACAAAAACACTGCTTTCATCGAAGGCGCAGAAGCTATCATTCAGGGCTACACGGAAAGTGGCTGGTTTACAGGCACTGTTGCCATTTATAAAGATGATCAGATTATCTTTGATAAGAGCTACGGCCTCGCTGATATTGAAAATAACATAGCGAACCAAAGCAATACAAAAATCCGTATTGGCTCAATCAACAAGCATATTACTGCCGCTATCCTTCTTCGCATGGTGCAAGACGGCAAGTTAACCCTGGAAGATACACTGGCAAAATTTGATCTCGGGTTTCCTGCTGAGGTTGCGAACAAAATCACGGTAAGACAGCTTCTCTCTCACCGCTCTGGCTTCGCGGATATCTTCAATGATGAATATTACCGCACCTATAAATCCCTCAAAAACATTCAGGATAAATTACCGCTTTTAATGGATAAGCCACTGCTTTCAGAGCCGGGTACAAAGCGAGAGTATTCCAACTATAATTATATCGTTTTGGGCGCGATTATTGAGAAAATATCCGGTCAGGATTTCGCAAGCGTTCTCAAGCAAGAAATCCTTTCCAAAATTGGTGCAAACGATACCGAATATGCGCTCACAGAAGATGTAACTGGCAAAGCGCTCAGCTACAGCACTACTATGACTGGCAAGAAAGTTGACCGCACAGCAATGCTGGAAAATGTAACACCGGACGGCGGCATGTATTCCACGCCTTCTGATCTCGCGCGCTTCTATTCTCACCTGTTCTATGAGAACACGATCCTGAATGATGAAATGAAGGCAGTGCTCGGTAACCACTACCAGAAACGCGATCGAAAATGGGAAGAAATCAAAGCAAACCCAGACAATATCTGGAGTTCCTATGGCGGAGGCCCGGGCGTTAGTGCTGCCGTTGAAGTGCTATTCAAAGACAAGCTGTTCATCATTGTTTTAGCAAACACAGATCAACTAGTTGCAGAACGGATTTCACAGCGCATTGCCGACCTTCACCAAGGTAAAACACCAGAACCAGCTCTATTACCACTTGGTTTCTTTGCGTATCTTTACATAGAGAAAAACGGTATTGAAGCCTTCAGCGAGAAGTTTGAAACCGCCATCAAAGAAGCGGGCTATAAGGATTATTCAGATCGCTGGTTGAACCATTTGGGCTTTATACTTTGGGACGAAGGTGAACAGGACATGTCATTGGCGGTTCTTAAGAAAAACGTGGAACTGTTCCCTACTGTGGCCAATGCCTTTGATAGCCTGGGACTGATCTACGAGCGCCTCGGCAACAAAGACGCAGCTATTGCCAACTACAGGAAAACGCTCGAACTGGATGAAAGCTTCACCTCTGCCAAAGAAGGCATTGAACGGCTTTCAGCCTCCTAG
- a CDS encoding zinc-binding dehydrogenase produces the protein MAYSITIPQTGGPDVLVCEDKTVPALGTGEVLVRNHTAAVNFIDTIIRRGEMPEGMMPDLPHVPGVEGAGVVEAIGAGVDGFTIGDRVAWMGPIGAAGYGSYSVIGSHYITKLDKDISFERAASIPVNAMTAWHMLVNLGQAKRGQSVLVHAAAGGVGTMVTHIAKHLDLKVIASVSSDKIEYAKAQGADFVIDYRTENLIDRVRDITDERGVDLTLNPISGESLKADMEMLAPLGTAVLFGFLAGPPKGTFEEDLTRHFGKSIAVRVSDIYTYFFNRPEAFSADLKSVFELLNTGVLKPQIQVLPLREVAEAHRMLEAGEVKGKLVLAID, from the coding sequence ATGGCATATTCAATAACTATTCCACAAACAGGTGGCCCCGACGTTTTAGTTTGTGAAGATAAAACGGTGCCAGCGCTTGGAACTGGAGAAGTGTTGGTGCGTAATCACACAGCAGCCGTAAATTTTATCGATACAATCATTCGCCGCGGTGAAATGCCTGAAGGTATGATGCCCGACTTACCGCATGTGCCAGGTGTTGAAGGTGCAGGTGTTGTCGAGGCGATTGGTGCAGGTGTTGATGGCTTCACGATTGGTGACCGAGTTGCGTGGATGGGCCCAATTGGTGCTGCTGGTTATGGTTCATATTCGGTTATCGGTAGCCATTATATCACTAAACTGGATAAGGATATTTCCTTTGAGCGTGCGGCATCAATTCCAGTAAACGCTATGACCGCGTGGCATATGCTTGTGAATTTAGGTCAAGCAAAGCGTGGGCAAAGTGTTTTGGTACATGCCGCGGCGGGCGGTGTTGGAACTATGGTTACTCATATCGCCAAGCATCTTGATTTGAAAGTGATAGCTTCCGTAAGTAGTGATAAAATTGAGTACGCGAAGGCGCAGGGCGCCGATTTCGTTATAGATTACCGCACAGAGAACCTGATTGATCGTGTAAGGGATATTACGGACGAAAGAGGTGTTGATCTTACTCTTAATCCGATCTCCGGGGAAAGCCTGAAGGCGGATATGGAAATGCTTGCCCCTCTTGGTACAGCAGTGCTCTTTGGTTTTCTGGCTGGTCCACCAAAGGGTACATTTGAAGAAGATTTAACCAGACATTTTGGTAAGTCTATCGCGGTTCGTGTTTCCGATATCTACACTTATTTCTTCAATCGTCCGGAAGCCTTCAGCGCTGACCTTAAAAGTGTTTTTGAGCTTTTAAACACCGGGGTCCTGAAGCCACAAATCCAAGTTCTACCACTGAGGGAGGTAGCGGAAGCTCACCGCATGCTTGAAGCGGGAGAAGTGAAGGGTAAACTTGTGCTGGCGATAGATTAA
- a CDS encoding LysR family transcriptional regulator, with protein sequence MIYNDLALFISVARTENFAKAATELNIPPSRMSRRIADLETHLGIKLFERTTRQVRLTEEGRALLDRCQAPMETLEGISGFGETLKAQTIRITAASLAARRTIAPKLLTYMKAYPQVKVELITANQRLDFIRDNIDVAFRLGPLPDSDLIARYLWDVPYSFCASRDFLNSRSLPTKITKQTMLDQPAIASAYGWLLEGGSLLKPKKIKHMFDDLQLIEMTAREHMGIALLPADMITDNLVALDVSNCKPALRTMHIVYPEKRLLPQRVRDLIKHFSA encoded by the coding sequence ATGATTTATAACGATCTTGCCCTCTTCATCAGTGTTGCCCGCACCGAAAATTTTGCCAAAGCAGCGACAGAACTGAATATTCCTCCCAGCCGAATGAGCAGGCGGATTGCTGATCTTGAAACACACCTTGGCATCAAGTTATTCGAACGCACCACACGACAAGTACGCCTTACAGAAGAGGGGCGAGCCTTGCTTGATCGCTGCCAGGCACCTATGGAAACTCTTGAAGGTATCAGTGGTTTTGGCGAAACACTGAAAGCACAAACTATTCGTATTACCGCAGCTTCACTCGCAGCCCGCAGAACAATAGCACCAAAACTGCTTACCTATATGAAAGCATACCCTCAGGTGAAGGTCGAGTTGATCACAGCCAACCAACGGCTAGACTTCATAAGAGATAACATCGATGTAGCTTTTAGGCTTGGCCCGCTGCCGGACAGTGATCTGATCGCAAGATATCTGTGGGATGTACCCTACAGTTTCTGCGCTAGCAGGGATTTTTTAAACAGTCGCAGCTTACCAACAAAAATCACAAAACAAACTATGCTAGACCAGCCCGCCATTGCTTCGGCATATGGATGGCTACTAGAAGGCGGCTCCCTTTTAAAGCCAAAGAAAATCAAACATATGTTTGATGATTTACAGCTTATAGAAATGACGGCCCGTGAACATATGGGGATCGCACTTTTGCCTGCTGATATGATTACAGATAATCTTGTAGCTCTCGACGTTTCAAACTGTAAACCAGCCCTTCGCACCATGCATATCGTCTACCCGGAAAAACGGCTTTTGCCGCAACGTGTACGTGACCTAATTAAACATTTCTCTGCGTAG
- a CDS encoding DPP IV N-terminal domain-containing protein — MKTPLIAALLASAFLSACLDEQKTNTPLEVPTALTSADYDRASALLPQNSRKLAYRLSIRPNWIGESDRFWYIREQAEGYDYMFVDPAEGVRRSLFDHERLKQAFEDQHDIEVDASEFGLSTLDVQDDALEFNMQGSHWRLTLADYSLVKSDIPSTERGTSPDGKWLAFRKEENLFLRNLETGDEKQITTDGIEGFGYAAPLINPRSLINGRISNPDEFTTVYWSPDSKKVAFYRIDKREAGKLTLVESSPKSGGTRPNQYDYVYALSGEEKVPFADAYIANIETDTLVKMALDPIPVLYYGGPYFNWNADSETAVIRQPERGYKAIRLIAIDADDGSSKVLIDDNQDDFVDYYAHQWNPVEETGEHYWSSFIDGWQHLVRYDPKTDEVTPITSGNWRYRYIARLGEEDGSIYFVAGGKEAGRDPYYRHLYRTDRDGSEPVLLTPEALDHGVDVSPTGTYFVDNMSEMNVPTRTVLRSGVDGAILMELETAQADALFATGFQMAEPFEAVAADGKTPIYGAIYRPSNFDPNKSYPVIDNIYTGPHYVMTRKSFSRSVRTEAMAIAELGFIVVHIDGRGTNQRSKAFLVEAYKNLGQTGYKDHEVAIRQLAEKYPYMDADRVGVYGFSAGGYDTARVMFTMPDFYKVGVAASGNHDHRSDKAVWNEQWMGFPAGSHYDRDSNLTVAGNLKGKLFLAHGELDENVNPMATLQLVDKLIAANKDFEFLIVPGYGHFLDDSPYFQRRRFDFFVKHLMGGTPPQRYEIKFED, encoded by the coding sequence ATGAAAACACCACTAATAGCCGCGCTGCTGGCAAGCGCGTTCTTGTCTGCATGTCTGGATGAGCAGAAAACCAACACGCCTTTGGAAGTGCCGACAGCGCTAACATCCGCCGATTATGATCGGGCATCTGCACTGTTACCACAGAATTCTCGCAAGCTTGCATACCGCTTAAGCATTCGGCCGAACTGGATCGGGGAAAGTGACCGTTTCTGGTATATCCGCGAACAAGCCGAGGGGTATGACTATATGTTTGTGGACCCCGCAGAAGGGGTTCGTCGCTCGTTATTTGATCATGAACGTTTAAAGCAAGCTTTTGAAGATCAGCATGATATTGAGGTTGATGCGTCTGAGTTTGGGCTGAGCACTCTTGACGTGCAAGATGATGCACTTGAGTTCAATATGCAGGGCAGCCACTGGCGGCTTACACTTGCCGATTATTCACTTGTTAAATCCGATATCCCTTCTACTGAGCGCGGTACATCGCCTGATGGTAAATGGCTGGCGTTCAGGAAAGAAGAAAACCTGTTTTTGCGGAACCTTGAAACAGGGGATGAAAAGCAAATTACCACAGATGGCATAGAAGGCTTTGGATATGCAGCGCCACTGATTAACCCAAGAAGCCTCATTAATGGCCGCATCAGCAACCCAGATGAATTTACAACGGTTTATTGGTCGCCAGACTCGAAGAAAGTTGCTTTCTACCGCATTGATAAACGTGAAGCAGGGAAGCTTACGCTTGTGGAATCAAGTCCGAAGAGCGGAGGAACACGGCCAAACCAGTATGATTATGTATATGCTTTGTCTGGCGAAGAAAAAGTTCCGTTTGCAGATGCGTACATCGCTAATATTGAAACAGATACACTGGTGAAAATGGCGCTTGATCCCATTCCAGTACTTTATTACGGCGGTCCTTATTTTAACTGGAATGCTGATAGCGAAACAGCAGTTATTCGCCAGCCGGAACGTGGTTATAAAGCTATCCGGTTGATCGCAATTGATGCGGATGATGGCAGCAGCAAAGTGTTGATTGACGATAATCAGGATGACTTTGTTGATTACTATGCCCACCAGTGGAACCCGGTTGAGGAAACAGGGGAGCATTACTGGTCATCTTTTATTGATGGATGGCAGCATCTGGTACGTTATGATCCTAAAACTGATGAAGTAACACCTATCACAAGTGGTAACTGGCGTTACCGTTACATCGCACGCTTAGGTGAAGAAGATGGTTCCATCTATTTTGTGGCGGGCGGCAAGGAAGCAGGCCGAGATCCCTATTACAGGCATCTGTACCGCACCGACCGTGACGGCAGTGAGCCTGTACTCCTGACCCCAGAAGCACTTGATCACGGGGTGGATGTATCCCCGACAGGCACCTATTTTGTGGATAACATGTCAGAGATGAATGTACCCACACGTACGGTGCTAAGAAGCGGTGTTGATGGTGCCATTTTAATGGAACTGGAAACCGCACAGGCAGATGCTTTGTTTGCAACAGGCTTTCAGATGGCCGAGCCGTTTGAAGCTGTGGCGGCAGACGGTAAGACACCTATTTATGGGGCTATTTACCGCCCAAGTAACTTTGACCCGAACAAAAGCTACCCGGTGATTGATAACATCTACACAGGGCCTCATTATGTGATGACCCGCAAATCCTTCAGCCGCAGTGTGCGCACCGAAGCAATGGCGATTGCGGAGCTTGGTTTTATTGTGGTGCATATTGATGGCAGGGGCACGAACCAGCGTTCAAAGGCTTTCCTCGTAGAAGCTTATAAAAACCTTGGGCAAACAGGTTATAAAGACCATGAAGTGGCTATCCGCCAGCTTGCAGAAAAATACCCTTATATGGATGCTGACCGAGTAGGTGTTTATGGTTTCTCGGCTGGTGGCTATGATACAGCGCGGGTGATGTTCACAATGCCTGATTTTTATAAAGTGGGTGTGGCAGCATCCGGTAACCATGATCACCGCTCGGATAAAGCGGTGTGGAATGAGCAGTGGATGGGGTTCCCGGCGGGTAGCCATTACGACCGGGATAGCAACCTAACAGTTGCAGGAAACCTGAAGGGTAAACTATTTCTTGCTCATGGCGAGCTGGATGAAAATGTTAACCCAATGGCAACGCTTCAGCTTGTTGATAAACTGATCGCAGCGAACAAGGATTTTGAATTCCTGATCGTGCCGGGGTACGGACACTTTCTGGATGATTCACCTTATTTCCAGCGTCGAAGGTTTGATTTCTTTGTAAAACACCTGATGGGGGGCACCCCGCCCCAAAGGTATGAGATCAAGTTCGAAGACTGA
- a CDS encoding DEAD/DEAH box helicase family protein, producing the protein MFEELGFRGKWRAYQARVLDELDSHLDDQHLHVVAAPGSGKTTLGLEVLIRLQKPSLILAPSLTIRDQWVSRLKEAFAPETYDVDQIISRDLRQSKPLIFITYQALHAAMTGKVAQDEEDYAEEEETNGQSKPEKIDVIKTLKKVGTHTIVLDEAHHLRKEWWAVLTKVKKGLGKPTMLSLTATPPYDVEYSEWQRYEELCGPVDTEISVPELVKRGDLCPHQDYVYFSEPRGLEADQLENFKTEVALATKELLTCASFEKAISSHPWLKVAEEDFEAILADPKMFSALIIYFNTIGYPPSRNALKLLGAEKEKIPTLTPEWLEIFLTGVFFTQRDFLSEHEETLTRWQKRFQKIGCIERCRVTITDTKETSKLLANSVSKLASIVAIAEAEAKNMGDDLRMVVLTNYIRLKELPSGPDDKRPMSKLGVVPIFEHLRQHLTSGVKLGILTGSLIVAPKSASSLMPQILQQLEIPEAALKVKPLHHTPDYLEVSLEGRFSTQQVAFVTALFRLGGVTCLVGTQALLGEGWDAPSVNTLILASNIGSFMLSNQMRGRAIRIDRSSPEKASNIWHLAAIERETLKELLKKEFVNALKGYRPPIKTVSPFEDLNVKLGPDMQILKRRFRAFEGISLGDIPLIQNGIRRLNLKDAKWTTNGLQQLNERMLEEAADRGALKIKWDQSLQGKNPRPEMREATSANYAPKSLAFMDTLKALAFQGAMGGVFWGASVLQDITQNLKYSLMGAIGVGMLVAAPKLITALYVFLRNGSLEGSMKQVGHAVLDTLYQADIIRTAPKNIELRTTKQSDGTVRCHILGASNPERHQFNTAMAQALGPVDNDRYILVRNSFLGSMLRVDYHPVPHAFAKHKKTAAFYQKCWNRYVGKSALVYTRTPKGRQLLLKARFKSTAAYFQKKTDINSTWE; encoded by the coding sequence TTGTTTGAAGAATTAGGGTTTCGCGGCAAATGGCGTGCATATCAAGCACGTGTACTAGATGAACTTGATAGCCATCTGGATGATCAACATCTCCATGTTGTAGCGGCACCTGGTTCAGGCAAAACCACGCTGGGGTTAGAGGTTCTTATCAGGCTTCAGAAACCAAGCCTTATTTTAGCGCCGTCCCTTACCATACGAGACCAATGGGTAAGCCGCCTGAAAGAAGCTTTCGCACCAGAGACCTATGATGTTGATCAGATAATCAGCCGCGATCTCAGGCAATCCAAACCGCTTATCTTTATCACCTACCAAGCTCTCCATGCTGCAATGACGGGAAAGGTAGCTCAGGATGAAGAAGACTATGCAGAGGAAGAAGAAACAAACGGCCAATCGAAACCGGAAAAAATTGACGTTATCAAAACCCTGAAAAAGGTTGGCACGCACACCATTGTGCTGGATGAAGCACACCATCTTCGCAAAGAATGGTGGGCCGTTTTAACCAAGGTAAAAAAAGGGTTGGGCAAACCTACAATGCTCTCGCTCACTGCTACACCTCCCTATGATGTAGAATATAGCGAATGGCAGCGATACGAGGAGCTATGTGGTCCGGTCGACACAGAAATTTCCGTGCCTGAACTCGTAAAGCGCGGCGATCTTTGTCCCCATCAGGATTATGTTTATTTTTCTGAACCCAGAGGCTTGGAAGCAGATCAACTTGAAAATTTCAAGACCGAGGTTGCGCTAGCTACCAAAGAACTACTCACATGTGCGAGTTTTGAGAAAGCCATCTCCAGCCATCCCTGGCTGAAAGTTGCGGAAGAAGATTTCGAAGCCATCCTCGCTGATCCTAAGATGTTTTCCGCACTGATCATTTATTTCAATACAATTGGCTACCCACCATCAAGAAATGCTTTAAAATTACTGGGCGCAGAAAAAGAAAAGATACCAACCTTAACGCCAGAATGGTTGGAAATTTTCCTTACAGGTGTTTTCTTTACCCAGCGGGATTTTCTTTCTGAACATGAGGAAACGCTCACCCGGTGGCAAAAACGCTTTCAAAAAATAGGCTGTATTGAACGCTGCCGCGTAACCATTACAGATACCAAAGAAACCAGCAAACTGTTGGCCAACAGCGTTAGCAAACTCGCCAGTATTGTCGCCATTGCAGAGGCCGAAGCTAAAAATATGGGCGATGATCTTCGGATGGTCGTTCTGACGAATTACATTCGTTTGAAAGAATTACCCTCAGGCCCAGATGATAAACGTCCCATGAGCAAATTGGGCGTGGTGCCAATTTTTGAACACTTGCGGCAACATCTTACCTCCGGTGTTAAACTAGGCATTCTTACGGGTTCACTGATAGTTGCACCAAAAAGCGCTTCCTCACTCATGCCCCAAATTCTTCAGCAATTGGAAATCCCTGAAGCAGCGCTAAAGGTAAAGCCTCTGCATCACACACCAGATTATCTGGAGGTTTCACTAGAGGGCCGGTTTAGCACACAGCAAGTTGCTTTTGTCACCGCACTATTCCGCTTGGGCGGCGTGACTTGCCTTGTCGGAACACAGGCACTGCTTGGAGAAGGCTGGGACGCCCCCAGCGTGAACACGCTGATACTTGCATCCAATATCGGGTCCTTCATGCTCTCTAACCAGATGCGTGGCAGAGCAATCAGGATAGATCGTTCTTCCCCGGAAAAAGCATCAAATATATGGCACCTCGCCGCAATTGAACGAGAAACACTGAAGGAACTTCTTAAGAAGGAATTCGTCAACGCCCTGAAGGGGTACAGACCACCGATCAAAACTGTTTCACCGTTCGAAGACCTGAATGTAAAACTTGGGCCAGACATGCAAATTTTGAAACGCCGTTTCAGAGCGTTTGAAGGCATTTCTCTTGGCGATATACCTCTTATCCAAAATGGTATTCGGCGCCTGAACCTGAAGGATGCTAAGTGGACTACAAACGGGCTGCAGCAACTGAATGAACGTATGCTTGAGGAAGCTGCTGACAGAGGTGCCTTAAAGATAAAATGGGATCAATCCCTCCAAGGCAAAAACCCCCGGCCAGAAATGCGGGAGGCTACATCCGCTAACTATGCTCCTAAAAGTCTAGCCTTTATGGACACTCTTAAAGCACTTGCTTTCCAAGGTGCTATGGGCGGTGTTTTCTGGGGCGCATCCGTGTTGCAGGATATTACGCAGAACCTCAAATACTCACTTATGGGGGCTATTGGTGTGGGCATGCTCGTCGCTGCACCGAAGCTGATCACTGCACTATATGTTTTCCTACGGAACGGCAGCCTGGAAGGAAGCATGAAGCAGGTTGGCCACGCAGTACTTGATACGCTATATCAAGCAGACATCATCCGTACCGCGCCAAAGAACATTGAACTACGCACCACCAAACAATCAGACGGCACAGTGCGCTGCCATATTCTCGGGGCCAGCAACCCTGAACGCCACCAGTTCAACACCGCAATGGCGCAAGCGCTTGGCCCTGTTGATAACGACCGCTATATCCTTGTCCGGAACTCATTCTTAGGCAGCATGCTCCGTGTTGATTACCACCCGGTGCCCCATGCATTCGCCAAACACAAGAAAACAGCGGCCTTTTACCAGAAGTGCTGGAACAGGTATGTGGGGAAGTCTGCACTGGTTTATACACGCACCCCAAAAGGACGGCAGCTACTTCTAAAAGCACGGTTTAAATCCACCGCCGCCTACTTCCAGAAGAAAACAGATATCAACAGTACCTGGGAATAA